A region from the Sphingomonas sp. S2-65 genome encodes:
- the rplX gene encoding 50S ribosomal protein L24 — protein MAAAKIKKGDQVIVLSGKDKGRTGEVVKSLPKDGKVVVSGINVAVRHKKPSQTNPQGGLERSEAPMNVSKVAHVTADGKPTRVRFEERDGKKVRVAVKTGDVING, from the coding sequence ATGGCTGCTGCCAAGATCAAGAAGGGCGACCAGGTCATCGTCCTGTCCGGTAAGGACAAGGGACGGACCGGTGAGGTCGTCAAGTCGCTGCCCAAGGACGGCAAGGTCGTCGTGTCGGGCATCAACGTGGCGGTTCGCCACAAGAAGCCGAGCCAGACCAACCCGCAGGGTGGCCTGGAGCGTTCGGAAGCGCCGATGAATGTCTCGAAGGTCGCGCACGTGACCGCCGACGGCAAGCCCACGCGCGTCCGCTTCGAAGAGCGCGACGGCAAGAAGGTCCGCGTGGCCGTCAAGACCGGGGATGTCATCAATGGCTGA
- the rplN gene encoding 50S ribosomal protein L14 — translation MIQMQSNLEVADNSGAKRVQCIKVLGGSKRRFAGVGDVIVVSVKEAAPRGRVKKGDVHRAVIVRTAKDVRRTDGSVIRFDGNAAVLVNKNEEPIGTRIFGPVVRELRSKGFMKIISLAPEVL, via the coding sequence ATGATCCAGATGCAATCCAATCTCGAGGTCGCTGACAACAGCGGCGCGAAGCGGGTGCAGTGCATCAAGGTGCTGGGCGGCTCTAAGCGCCGCTTTGCCGGCGTTGGCGACGTTATCGTCGTCAGCGTGAAGGAGGCCGCACCCCGCGGCCGCGTGAAGAAGGGCGACGTTCACCGCGCTGTGATCGTCCGCACCGCCAAGGACGTCCGTCGTACCGACGGTTCGGTGATCCGCTTCGACGGCAATGCCGCGGTGCTGGTCAACAAGAACGAGGAGCCGATCGGCACTCGTATCTTTGGCCCGGTGGTCCGCGAGCTCCGCTCGAAGGGCTTCATGAAGATCATTTCGCTCGCCCCTGAGGTGCTGTGA
- the rpmC gene encoding 50S ribosomal protein L29 — protein sequence MTKATDLRAQTDDQLSDELGNLKREAFNLRFQAATSQLEKPSRVKEVRRDIARIKTLQSERSRSEAK from the coding sequence ATGACGAAGGCTACCGATCTTCGGGCCCAGACCGACGACCAGCTGAGCGACGAGCTTGGCAACCTGAAGCGCGAGGCATTCAACCTGCGCTTCCAGGCCGCGACCAGCCAGCTTGAGAAGCCGAGCCGGGTCAAGGAAGTCCGTCGGGATATCGCCCGTATCAAGACGCTGCAGTCCGAGCGTTCGCGCTCGGAAGCGAAGTAA
- the rpsQ gene encoding 30S ribosomal protein S17 produces the protein MPKRVLTGQIVSDKGEKTVVVLVERKVKHPLYGKIIRRSKKYHAHDEGNEYKAGETVRIEETAPISKLKTWKVIERVNTHATPERADIA, from the coding sequence ATGCCTAAGCGCGTGTTGACGGGGCAGATCGTCTCCGACAAGGGCGAGAAGACGGTGGTCGTGCTGGTGGAGCGTAAGGTCAAGCACCCGCTCTACGGCAAGATCATCCGTCGTTCGAAGAAGTACCATGCCCATGACGAGGGCAACGAGTATAAGGCGGGTGAGACCGTGCGCATCGAAGAGACTGCGCCGATTTCCAAGCTGAAGACCTGGAAGGTGATCGAGCGGGTTAACACCCACGCGACCCCCGAGCGGGCCGACATCGCCTAA